In the Larus michahellis chromosome 6, bLarMic1.1, whole genome shotgun sequence genome, one interval contains:
- the ATG4B gene encoding cysteine protease ATG4B produces the protein MDAATLTYDTLRFEYEDFPETKEPVWILGRKYSVFTEKEEILLDVTSRLWFTYRKNFPAIGGTGPTSDTGWGCMLRCGQMIFAQALVCRHLGRDWRWIKGKRQMDNYFNVLNAFIDKKDSYYSIHQIAQMGVGEGKSIGQWYGPNTVAQVLKKLATFDTWSSLAVHIAMDNTVVMEEIRRLCQSNFPCAGAAACPAVESDVLYNGYPEEAGVRDRLSLWKPLVLLIPLRLGLTEINEAYIETLKHCFMMPQSLGVIGGKPNSAHYFIGYVGEELIYLDPHTTQPAVEPNDSGCLPDESFHCQHPPCRMSIAELDPSIAVGFFCNTEEDFNDWCQQIKKLSLVRGALPMFELVERQPSHFSNPDVLNLTPDSSDADRLERFFDSEDEDFEILSL, from the exons atgGACGCAG cTACTCTTACCTATGACACTCTCAGGTTCGAGTATGAAGACTTCCCTGAGACCAAAGAACCCGTTTGGATCCTCGGCCGGAAATACAGTGTTTTTACAG agaaagaagagatcCTGTTGGATGTGACCTCTCGGCTTTGGTTCACCTACAGAAAGAACTTCCCTGCTATCG GAGGAACCGGTCCCACATCTGATACTGGCTGGGGCTGTATGTTGCGGTGTGGCCAGATGATCTTTGCTCAGGCCTTGGTTTGCAGGCATTTGGGAAGAG ACTGGAGGTGGATAAAAGGGAAGAGGCAGATGGATAATTACTTCAATGTTCTTAATGCCTTCATTGACAAAAAAGACAGCTACTACTCCATTCACCAGATAG cccagatGGGAGTTGGAGAGGGAAAATCCATAGGTCAGTGGTACGGACCAAACACAGTCGCACAAGTGCTCAA AAAACTTGCGACTTTTGATACATGGAGTTCACTGGCAGTCCATATAGCCATGGACAACACAGTAGTGATGGAAGAAATCC GGCGGTTGTGCCAGTCCAACTTCCCgtgtgctggagctgcagcatgCCCTGCTGTGGAGTCAGACGTACTCTATAACGGGTACCCAGAGGAAGCGGGGGTTAGAGATAGGCTCTCACTGTGGAAACCATTGGTGCTGCTGATACCTCTCCGCCTTGGGCTCACAGAGATCAATGAAGCCTATATTGAGACACTAAAG CACTGCTTCATGATGCCCCAGTCCCTGGGAGTGATCGGAGGGAAACCAAACAGTGCTCACTACTTCATTGGCTATGTAG GTGAGGAACTCATTTACCTGGATCCCCACACTACGCAGCCTGCAGTGGAGCCCAATGACAGCGGCTGTCTCCCCGATGAAAGCTTCCACTGCCAGCACCCGCCCTGCAGAATGAGCATTGCCGAGCTCGACCCCTCCATTGCGGTG GGCTTTTTCTGCAACACGGAGGAGGACTTTAACGATTGGTGCCAGCAAATCAAAAAG CTGTCCCTGGTAAGAGGAGCGCTGCCGATGTTCGAACTGGTCGAACGCCAGCCGTCGCATTTCTCCAACCCGGATGTCCTCAATCTTACACCAG aCTCCTCCGATGCCGACAGATTGGAAAGGTTCTTTGACTCGGAAGATGAAGACTTCGAAATCCTATCCCtttga
- the THAP4 gene encoding peroxynitrite isomerase THAP4 isoform X3 — translation MVICCAAANCSNRQGKTDQGAVSFHRFPLKDSKRLIQWLKAVQRDNWTPTKYSFLCSEHFTKDSFSKRLEDQHRLLKPTAVPTIFQLAEEKHDNLDYVRSIRKIASKVPQQDGEDPREGGCEVVQRTSSSGQDFMVIQGTTEMEEVTLQAEIGSMSEEEENVRSQLDSPRRRMLGDNLVAKPGPQKKSERSSVEDCPKTTWTGSWVADRSGVSVDDFTPPASGACKFIGSLHSYSFSSKHARERPSFPKEQLERKRPKRDVEPSCSNHPMGHDKAVAEGSPTSSLTATPQKPSQGLSASPADLTPQPAAEAVVGRKGDTDANPMSINEVIMSASGACKLIDSLHSYCFSSRQSKSQVCCLREQVEKKNGELKLLRQRISRSDSQVRKLKEKLDELKRISFPYLNSLLSQDCGSALGMGSVSKVTDWTDRAGCYVSASQLHTLWDLSLPLPDVQPLPENSEQKNEFRPAPIKQIFVLLLVLN, via the exons atGGTGATCTGCTGCGCCGCCGCCAACTGCTCCAACCGGCAGGGGAAGACGGACCAGGGCGCCGTCTCTTTCCACAG attccCTCTGAAGGATTCAAAGCGTCTGATTCAGTGGCTAAAAGCTGTTCAGAGAGACAACTGGACTCCCACCAAGTATTCGTTTCTCTGCAGCGAGCATTTCACCAAAGACAGTTTTTCTAAGCGGCTGGAAGACCAGCACCGGTTGCTGAAGCCCACTGCTGTCCCTACCATCTTCCAGCTTGCAGAGGAAAAACACGACAACCTGGATTATGTCAGAAGCATAAGAAAAATAGCGAGCAAGGTGCCGCAGCAGGATGGAGAAGACCCAAGGGAAGGAGGCTGTGAGGTAGTTCAGAGGACCTCGTCTTCTGGCCAGGACTTCATGGTGATTCAAGGGACGACAGAGATGGAGGAGGTGACTTTGCAAGCGGAAATTGGATCAATGTCCGAAGAGGAAGAGAACGTCCGCAGCCAGCTAGACAGCCCTCGGAGAAGGATGTTAGGTGATAATTTGGTTGCAAAGCCTGGACCTCAGAAAAAGTCTGAGAGATCTTCTGTGGAAGACTGTCCCAAAACCACGTGGACGGGGAGTTGGGTAGCAGACAGAAGTGGCGTGTCAGTCGATGACTTCACACCTCCTGCCTCTGGTGCTTGCAAGTTCATTGGCTCCCTTCATTCTTACAGCTTCTCCTCTAAGCATGCCAGAGAGAGGCCGTCGTTCCCAAAAGAGCAGCTAGAAAGGAAAAGGCCAAAGAGAGACGTGGAACCAAGCTGCAGCAACCATCCTATGGGACACGATAAGGCCGTAGCTGAAGGCTCCCCTACTTCATCCCTCACTGCGACTCCTCAGAAACCTTCCCAGGGTTTGTCGGCATCCCCAGCAGACCTTACCCCTCAGCCTGCTGCTGAGGCTGTGGTGGGACGAAAGGGTGACACGGATGCCAACCCCATGTCAATCAACGAGGTCATCATGTCGGCCTCAGGAGCTTGCAAACTCATCGACTCCCTCCACTCGTACTGTTTCTCCTCCAGGCAGAGCAAAAGTCAGGTGTGCTGCTTGCGTGAGCAGGTAGAAAAGAAGAACGGAGAGTTGAAACTTTTGAGGCAGAGGATCAGCCGCTCTGACAGTCAAGTCAGGAAGCTGAAGGAGAAGCTAGATGAGCTGAAGAGGATCAGTTTCCCTTACTTGAACAGCCTGCTATCCCAGGACTGTG gcaGTGCCTTGGGGATGGGGAGCGTAAGTAAAGTAACCGACTGGACTGACCGTGCAGGTTGTTACGTGTCTGCATCCCAACTCCACACGCTGTGGGACCTCTCTTTGCCGCTGCCTGACGTTCAGCCGCTTCCAGAAAACAGCGAGCAGAAAAATGAGTTTAGGCCCGCACCCATTAAGCAGATCTTCGTTTTGCTACTAGTTCTCAACTGA